A section of the Pimelobacter simplex genome encodes:
- a CDS encoding peptidylprolyl isomerase — MAAQQAVLKTNKGDITLNLFPNHAPETVANFTGLASGDKAYDAGNGATGPFYDGLTFHRVIPGFMIQGGCPLGTGTGGPGYQFKDEPHPELVFDKPYLLAMANAGPGTNGSQFFITVGATTWLNFKHTIFGEVADQAGRDVVDAIAAVPTGAMDRPVEPVVIESVELVG; from the coding sequence ATGGCAGCGCAGCAGGCCGTCCTCAAGACCAACAAGGGCGACATCACGCTCAACCTGTTCCCGAACCACGCACCGGAGACGGTCGCGAACTTCACCGGCCTCGCCAGCGGCGACAAGGCGTACGACGCCGGCAACGGCGCGACCGGTCCGTTCTACGACGGCCTGACCTTCCACCGGGTCATCCCGGGCTTCATGATCCAGGGCGGCTGCCCCCTCGGCACCGGCACCGGCGGCCCGGGCTACCAGTTCAAGGACGAGCCGCACCCCGAGCTCGTCTTCGACAAGCCCTACCTGCTCGCCATGGCCAACGCCGGCCCGGGCACCAACGGCTCGCAGTTCTTCATCACCGTCGGCGCGACCACCTGGCTCAACTTCAAGCACACCATCTTCGGTGAGGTCGCCGACCAGGCCGGCCGCGACGTCGTCGACGCGATCGCCGCCGTCCCGACCGGCGCGATGGACCGCCCCGTCGAGCCGGTCGTCATCGAGTCCGTCGAGCTCGTCGGCTGA
- a CDS encoding DUF3817 domain-containing protein — translation MTKLFTAYRALALVVGVLLLVGTLGSLLKYLLEDGSTLQQLGDDLTPIWLVHGWIYIVYVVVAFLLSQKARWSIPQLLLMLIAGLIPGLIFWVEHRVAVRLREDHPELARS, via the coding sequence GTGACCAAGCTCTTCACCGCCTATCGCGCGCTGGCGCTCGTGGTCGGCGTGCTGCTCCTCGTCGGCACCCTCGGCTCGCTGCTGAAGTACCTGCTCGAGGACGGCTCCACCCTGCAGCAGCTCGGCGACGACCTGACGCCGATCTGGCTGGTGCACGGCTGGATCTACATCGTCTACGTCGTCGTGGCGTTCCTGCTGAGCCAGAAGGCGCGCTGGAGCATCCCGCAGCTGCTGCTCATGCTCATCGCCGGGCTGATCCCGGGACTCATCTTCTGGGTCGAGCACCGGGTGGCCGTCCGCCTGCGCGAGGACCACCCGGAGCTCGCCCGCAGCTAG
- a CDS encoding SURF1 family protein yields MVRWWSVRLWGAHLLGLLCVSIAVGMGLWQYDAWQTRRAAERVDLTKSEPVPIAEVIGSDDPFPTAGLGRPVEVRGTFLPAGTVLVADRPSDDGRSGSWLVTPLTVGDATAPAVPVVRGWVPDGTDPASLPAPPTGEVDVLGWLQPPEGTGKVDDDPNDDVLPELRIADLVQRVDQDLYGAYVVAEAPLPADAAAGVDHATLDQLPEASRFTALRNILYAIEWWVFAAFAAFIWFRYVRDATAEPDLEEADAEDAGDDAVPSKP; encoded by the coding sequence GTGGTGCGGTGGTGGAGCGTGCGGTTGTGGGGTGCCCACCTGCTCGGACTCCTCTGCGTCAGCATCGCGGTCGGCATGGGCCTGTGGCAGTACGACGCCTGGCAGACCCGGCGCGCGGCCGAGCGGGTCGACCTGACCAAGTCCGAGCCCGTCCCGATCGCCGAGGTGATCGGCTCCGACGACCCGTTCCCGACCGCCGGCCTGGGCCGCCCGGTCGAGGTCCGCGGGACCTTCCTGCCCGCCGGCACGGTGCTCGTCGCCGACCGGCCCAGCGACGACGGGCGCTCCGGCTCCTGGCTGGTCACCCCGCTGACCGTCGGCGACGCGACCGCGCCCGCCGTACCGGTGGTGCGGGGGTGGGTCCCCGACGGCACCGACCCGGCCTCCCTGCCGGCCCCGCCGACCGGTGAGGTCGACGTCCTCGGCTGGCTCCAGCCGCCCGAGGGCACCGGCAAGGTCGACGACGACCCGAACGACGACGTCCTGCCCGAGCTGCGGATCGCCGACCTGGTCCAGCGCGTCGACCAGGACCTCTACGGCGCCTACGTCGTCGCCGAGGCCCCGCTGCCGGCCGACGCCGCCGCCGGGGTCGACCACGCCACCCTCGACCAGCTCCCCGAGGCGAGCCGGTTCACCGCGCTGCGCAACATCCTCTACGCGATCGAGTGGTGGGTCTTCGCCGCCTTCGCGGCCTTCATCTGGTTCCGCTATGTGCGCGACGCCACGGCCGAGCCGGACCTCGAGGAGGCCGACGCCGAGGACGCCGGGGACGACGCCGTACCCTCGAAGCCGTGA